One Bos mutus isolate GX-2022 chromosome 21, NWIPB_WYAK_1.1, whole genome shotgun sequence genomic window, GTTCAAACAGGAATTTCCTGTAATCGTTTTATCACAGCATAGTGGTTGAAAGTGAGTTAGAAAGCCTGTGTTTTCAGGATGTTTTGTGTATGCGCCTTACTGCAGTATGTTATCATATCTTATACGTTATCATATCACTTACTGCAGCATGTTAGTGTATCATAAAAAATGATACactatatttgtaaaatgaattaattatacTGAGGAACAGGTGTAACTTCAATAGGCTAAATAGGATCTAGATTAAACTACCACAAAATAAACCAAGAGCCACAGATGTCTCCAACCGATTGTCCcatttggaagaaaacataaactctattttcttaaaaatacaagTCTTCTCAAtaaaagtttttcaaaaattGAGCAGCTTGAAGAAATAATTCTAATAGAGTATACTTCATAACATGAGGGAGTCAGTACAGGGGGCTAGGTTCCACAGAAAGACAGTATGAGGCCTAACATCTCAGAAGCCAAGAAAGTTCTGCTGGAGGAAATGTTTGTTCAAACTTCCTAACTAATATTGTAGCCAAGCAACAGCAACCTATTATAAAACAGTAAAAGTTCTTGTCCTTGGTCACAGAACTTTACTGGAAGTATTTCTTAATGTGACACAAAAGCACTTACTTTTAGAACACACATCTATTTGTATATGCCCATGTATTTCACATTTAGAACTccatgtttcatattttaaaagattatctcAGTCTAGCATCCAGATTATTTTTAGGTAGGACTGTGGGGTTGACTTTCTTGTATGAAAGTAAAGTTGCAGAGCTGTTTCAGACATTAACTGTGTCCTGTGCGTCTGTGGCTATCGTTATTACCTTTGAAAGGCAGCAGATTAGAAAATCGGCAAGGCATCTCTCTTATACTGGTTCTTCAAACTAGCCCCTCACACCTTCAAAACCTTTTTTGTCATACATGTGGCTCACTTATGAAGACAGTATTAGAATCAGAAAAAGATCCATCAGACTTATAACCCAGACCTCCAAACACCAGACCTCAAGCATGAATATcttggtatttcttttttataaacatatttactAAACAAAGGAGATAAAATATTCAGGAGCAAAGTTCAGGTATTACTTTAAAACTATGAACTATTTTAATTTCACAGgttaagttattattattattttttaaattatttatttatttaatttggctgtgccaggtcttagttgcagcactcgggatatttagttgcagcatgtgggatctagttccctgaccagggattgaaccaggccccgtgcattgggagcttggagtcttaaccactggatcaccagggaagtcccaagtttttTTAAGGAACGTATAAAGATAAAAGATTATTGTAAATCAGTAACTGACCTGAAGTTCCAATAGTAGAGACATATCACAAACTAAACAAACAAGGTAATTTCTGaccatttaaaactttttctagTTGGTACTGTTTTAATTACATAAGAGTACTTGGTAGAAGCCTGATGTTCCAACTAAAACAATactttaaacatataaaaaggtgtgtaaattcaatttctttaataccATGTACTTTGTAAGCTACAGATTTCAGAATGTGTAACTGCAAAAGTACTATGATAATCTTTTAAAGGCTGTGTGTATAACCCAGCTCTGCCAGTAAGTTCTGTAACTCAAGGAAAATATCTAAGATTCAATTCATCTCTGAGTAAATCATATCATCTTTAAGGTTACTTCCAACTTAAAATTCTGTGACTATTTGTGTTTCAATAGGTACCTGTTACTTGATTTTATTCCCTGTAGTTTAGCTATGAAAATGAATCAGGAAACATTTATATGTGTAGTAAATGAAAAATACCTTAGTCTCTCTGACAAGCAGaaaaggaatacacacacacacacattttaggaatatatacatatatgtatttaaaggATCTGATAGTTCCTTGTTAAGCAAAATCAAAGTCTGACTACAGAATGACATGAAATATCTTAAGTTATAGTCAACACAGAAGTTGCTTACCTAAAGACTTACACGTGTGTTAACATAAACAGCATTATCACCAGCATAAAAGCACACCCCAGTTTGACTCTCTTAAGGTACAAGTTAAACATCTATCTGTTGAGTGGTATCATCTCCAGAAGTCTGTATATTGAGTTCAGGTGTGGATTCAAGGTTTTCTTGGGTATCTCTCAAGGGCTCTCCTTCCCTTCAGTATTTCTCACTATTCCCATTTTCCTTCTACTTACATGGAATTGCcattcttaaatttaaattaattaactaacacatttatttggctgcaccaggtcttagttgtggcacgtgcaGAATCTTCATTTCATCATGCTGGgtctttggttgtggcatgcaaactctagctgcagcatgcaggatctagttccccgaccagggaaggaacctaggccccctgcattgggaatgcagagtcttagccacttcaccaccaaggaagcacctgccatttttaaatttaacaccTCATTTTCATCACTTGTTCATGTCAGTTCCTTGAAATGTTATTGTCCATAAACCttgacatatattttcataacagaagcagaagctaaaaCATGTAGACACCACACAATTTAATCCAACGGGTATTTAAACAGTATTAAGTAAGAATTCAGTTGCCAACTTACTGGATATTATACATtattaaatgtctattttatttccATGATCTGAAACTGACTTCTCACTCAAGAAAAGGgattcatttctatgcatttatgtctttctttgatgaaaacagaagaaaagtttCCTCTTTGACAAAACTGtcccaggggaaaaaaacaaacactttccAAATTAGAGCACAAGTCTTCCTTAAATGTCAGTGTGTGGTAAATAAAAAATGGTAgcagtcttttaaatttcataaaagcTAGTTAAGATGGTGTTTTTTGCCGTTTTGCAGATGGTCCATCTGAATTAGTTCTGTTATCAGTGTTATTTTCATCTTCTGaatcatcttcatcatcaccttttaaaacaaatatttgttgtatgACAATATGTTCAGTGGTTGAAAGAAATATAGATAGCTAAAATGGTTGATAATGAGATCATTTCACTTCAGGGATTAATAAAACAATGCACATATCAAATTAGCAATATGTACAGTTAAAAAGACTGCAGAAATTATGATTAAAACCTTTCCCTTCTATCACCTTTTTTTGGAGATATAATTCATACACCATAAAATTCACTTTCAAAGTGTACAGATTATTGATTTAGATAGTCACTAGGTTATAAAACCATCATCACTAATTCTAGAATACATTTCATCTTCCAAGAAAGAAATCTCATACCAATTAGCAGTCACTTCcccttcctgggttgggaagatccaatggagaagggttaggctacccactccaatattcttgggatttctttgtggctcagttggtaaagaatccaactgcattgccggagacctggattctatccctgggttgggaagatcccctggagaagggaaagggtacccactccagtattctggcctggagaatcccatggactgtatagtccatgttgttgcaaagagtcggacacaactgagtgactttcactttcgcttccCATTCCCCTTAGCCTTTGGCGATCACTAATCTACTtttctcatttaacttatatgcagagtgtatcatgagaaatgctaggctggatgaagcacaagctggaatcaagactgctgggagaaatatcaataacctcagatatgcagatgacaccacccttatagcagaagagaagaggaactaaagagcctcttgatgaaggtgaaataggagagtgaaaaagctggcttaaaactcaacattcaaaaaatgaagatcatggcatccagtcccatcactccatgacaaatagatgaggaaacaatgtaaagtgagactttaatttcttgggctccaaaatcactgcagatgatgactgcagccgtgaaattaaaagatgcttgttccttggaaggaaagctatgacaaacctagacagcatattaaaaagcagagacatcactttgacaacaaggtctatatagtcaaagcgatggtttttccagtagtcatgtatggatgtaagagttataaagaaggctgagtgtcaaagaattgatgcttttcattgtggtgttggagaagactcttgagagtcccttggactgcaagatatgaaaccagtcaatcctaaaggaaatcaaccctgaatattcattggaaggactgatgctaggctccaatactctggccacctgatgcgaagagctgactcattggaaaagaccctgatactgggaaagatagaaggcaggaggagaaggggacaacagaggatgagatggttggatggcatcatcgactcaatggacatgaatttgataaaattccaggagttggtgatggacagggaggcctggcgtgcttcggtccaaggagtcgcaaagagttggacacgagtgagcgattgaaaaacaacaaaagtctaTTTTCTTACCCCTCAGCTTtgtctgttctggacatttcatataaatgaatcaaaatatatggccttttgtgtctgccttctttcacttatgCTTTCAAAGTTCATTCACATTGTATAGCATTTATCAATACTTcgttcctttttgttgctgaggaatattccactgtatggatggaTACACATTTTGTATACCCACTCATAAGATGATGGATATTTgtgttatttctactttttagctATTATCAATGATGCAGCTATGAACACATGCGCATTTGTTTTTATGGGAACATTTTTCCAGCTGTCTTGGGAGAACTTGGAGTGGAACTAAGAATCTCTAGGACTAGAATTGTTGGGTCGAatgataattttacatttaacttTTCTGAGGAACTAtcaaagtgttttccaaagaAGGTACCCCATTTTACGTTTCCACCAGCAACGTATGAGGgctccaatttcttcacatcctagTCAAAACACGTGTTACTGTTCTTTATAGCCTTCCTGGTGGGTATGACACGCTATGTTATTGTGGCTTTGATTCGCCTTTCTCTAAAAGCCAGTGATGTTCAGcatcatgtgcttattggccatttgtatatcttatttGGAGCACTGTCTCTTCAAGTTTTCTGCACACCTGGCAACTGGATTGTCTTTTTTGGTCACTATGATGATAATTTTTTCAACTGAAGTATAGCTGACCCACAACACTGTTAGTACCAGGTGTACACCACCATGACTCAGTATTTCTGTACATACAAAATGATCGCCATTTGTCATTTTAGTATTGCATTCTATCACTTTtgtaatatttacatttaaaaaattttgtactTGTTAATTGAGATATGATTTATATAagataaaattcatcattttaatctctatcacttttttttttcctgggctgCACCAcagggcatgagggatcttagttccccaaccagggatcaaacccgtgcttcctgcagtggaagcatatagtcttaaccagtggaccgccagggaagtccctctaccaTTTTCAACAAAGGAAGTTCAAGCTGAAACACTTTGGGGACTTTGTTAAACATACAAAAGCATGTCCTCTTGTATGAAGATATTACTGACCCACTATTAGCAGAAAAGGTAGAAGTTATTTTTCCAGCAAGCCATTTTTTAAATGGCTCCATCTATACTTGTCCTTATTCCAATGACAGCATTTTCAACAGTTTAGAGAGGATCTTTTGGAGCCAAGAACCAGGACCTCATGCTAATGGAAACAATCTACTGTTTGAAATTCACATAATATTCTGAGTTGGTTCCATCATATTATCTGGCACTATCAAGATGTAAAcaagatggaaagaaaaggaaagtacaGTACAGTTTAAGCTCCTCTACAGAGGAGTTACACCTTCatgatcacagccttgtcatggtgaaggggcttgcgtTATTCAATGAAGCTGCGAGCCATGCTGCACagtgccacccaagatggatgtgtcatagtgaagaattctgataaaacatggtccactggagaaggaaatgccaatccactccagtattcttgcccagagaaccccatggacagtatgaaaaggcaaaaagatgacaCTTgaaggcaattactaatagccccagaaagaatgaagcagctgggctaAAGCGGGaatgatgctcagctgtggatgtgtctggtggtgaaagtaaagtctgatgttgtaaagaacaatattgtatagaaACCAGGAATGTTTGGAAGGTAAACTGGACACAGTCAAGTAGgaaatgacaagagtgaacatcgacattttaggaatcaggaactaaaatggacgggaatgggtgaatttaattcagatgaccattatatctactactgtggtcaagaatcctttggaaagaaatgaagtagccctcatagtcaacaaaagagtctgaaatgcagtacttgggtgcaatctcaaaaacgacagaatgctctcggttcgtttccaaggcaaaccagtcaacatcacagtaatccaagtcgatgtctcaaccactgatgctgaagaagctaaagttgactggttgtatgaagacctacaacttctagaactaatatcaaaaatgatgtccttttcatcataggggactggaatgtaaaagcaggaagtcaagagatacctggagaaacaggcaagtttggccttggagtacaaaatgaagcagggcaaaggttaagagtactgtcaagagaacatgctggtcgtagcaaacaccttTTTCCAATACCCCAAGAGAtgcctctacacatggacatcactatatggtcaatactgaaatcagactgattatgttctttgcaactttagatggagaagctccacaCAGTCAtgatctggagctgactgtggctcatatcataaactccttattataaaattcatgcttaaatggaagaaagtagggaaaaatcactaggccattcaagtatgacctatatgaaatcccttatgattatacagtggaggtgacaaatagattcaagcaaTGAGATTtgcagacagagtgcctgaagaactatggatggaggtttgtgacactgtgcagtaggcagtgaccaaaaccattccaaagtaaaaggaaaatgcaagaaggtaaagtggttgtccaaggaggctttacaaagagctgaggaaagaagacaggtgaaaagcaagggagaaagagaaagatatacccttctgaatgcagagttccaaagaatattaaggagagataagaaagccttcttaatgaacaatgcaaagaaacagaaaataacagaatgggaaagacagatctcttcaagaaaattggagacaccaagggaacatttcatgcaaagatgggcacgataaaaggacagaaatgataaggacctaacagaagcagaagagattaagaggtggcaagactacacagaagaactatacaagaaaagtTTTAATGACAcggataactacaatggtgtggtcactcacctagagctggataTCCTggagtcaagtggaccttaggactACGAACAAacctaatggaggtgatgaaactccagctgagctatttagaatcctaaaagatgatgctgtttgacatgtcagcaaatctggaaaactcagcagtggccagagaactggaaaaagtcagtttttattccaatcccaaaaccgtatgcgggtcaagaagcaacagttagaactagacaggaaacaacaaacttgttcaaaattgggaagggagtacatcaaagctatatattgtcactctgcttattccaagctggagaaagcacaagctggaatcaagagtgccaggagaaatatcaataacatcagatacacAAATAACAGGAccttaatagcagaaagtgaagaggaactaaagagactcttgatgaagctgagaggagagtgaagaagctggcttaaaactcaacactcaaagacaaagatcatggcacctagtcccatcacttcatgacaaatagaaggggaaaaagtggaagcagtgacagattttattttcttgggctccaaaatcactgcagacagtgactgtagccatgaaattaagacacttgatccttggaaggaaacctatgacaaacctagacagtgtattaaaagcagagacatcactctgatgacaaaagtctgtatagtcaaagctatggtttttccagtagtcatgtagagatgtgagggttggtccataaagaaggctgagtgccgaagaattgatgcttttgaactgtggtactggagaagactcttgagggtcccttggatgaCAAGGAGATGAAatctgttaatcctaaaggaaatcaaccctgaatattcattggatggactgatgctgaagctgaagctccaataatttggccacctgatgtaaagagctgactcactggaaaagactgctgctaggaaagattgagggcagaaggagaagggggagacaaaggatgagatggctggatggcactgCAGTttaaatgtacatgaatttgagcaaactctgggagacagagaaggacagagaagcctggtgtgctacagtccatggagttgcagcgttggacacaactgagtgactgaacctcaACAACGACAACAGGGGAAGTAACCCCTAATTCCAATATTTAGTTCTTAGGTTCTTCACCTCAGGGTATTCAAGACAAGACTTAAGAATACagttaaattttccatttctgcttTCAAACTGCACCTACCACATTGGGAAATGAAAGGAGTGCCTGACAGTGAAGCCTTTTTCATCTGAAATCTATTCCAATCTTCAGAACCTGTTCCTATTCTGTAATAGATGGCAGTCTTCCAAACATATTTGTAAATTCACACCTGGGAAAATTCCTTTCCATCCATCTAAGCCCAGCTTAGAAGTCATGCTCTCTCTGAAGCCTTCTTGGGTTCTCCAGGTTTGCAATAGTTACAGAGAAGTCTAGGGTCATTCCTTCTACTCTTTAATGTTTGTCTGTCTAACCTCCCACAGAGTTCCACAAGAACAGGAACTGAGTCGcattcacttcattctttctccaGAGTTCAGCCCAGGGACTGGCACAGGGCCGTAGGCGTTCAGTACTTTTTTGTGTGacataaatgaaaagagaatcGTGAAAAGCAGTCCTGCTAAATGAGTCCAGGTACCGCCCAAATTTGGCGAAAACagctaaaatttttaatttggaattcTTCCCCCAAGGCTCACCTTCTCCAAGTTTGTCGCTCTACACAGGTTCCCTGAGGAAATTTCTCCCACTTTGGGCGCCCCTGCCCGCCCTCCTGTCGCTCCCAGAACCGTCTCAGAGCTCACCGTCCAAGGCCTCGTCGGGAGCCGCCGTCACCCGGTCCTGTGCTTCCTGCTGTACCTGAGAGCCGAAGAGCTCAGTCACCAGCTCCCTCATCTGAGCCACACCGGACAACAAGCTCTGGAAAGGGTCGGTGACGCCCGGCGCCTCACAGGGCACCCGTAGCTGCTGTCGCCGCCCTTCCAGTCCGATGTACTCGCCCAACAGCTCCATAGCGACCGCTACGCTTCAGGAGCGCGCCACAATGAGGCGCCACCGGAAACGGAAACCAGCCCGCCGCGGGCGCAGGCGCGGAGAAGGGACAGGCTTGACTTCCGATTGTCGGAAGTCGCTCCTCCCCCTTCCTTCGCtccctgtctttgggattggtgTCTGGCACCGTGGCCCCGCCTCCTCCGGCCCCGCCCCTCGCGGACGCTTTTCCCGCCTCCGCCGGGGCTGATCGGCGGTCCGGGTGACAGTTGAGGATGGCCGGAGCCGAGGAGCCAGCTGGGCGACAGTCGGAGTTGGAGCCCGTGGTATCGTTGGTCGATGTACTTGAGGAGGACGAGGAGCTGGAGAATGAGGCTTGCGCCGTCCTGGGCGGCAGTGACTCGGAGAAGTGCTCCTACTCGCAGGTGGGCGCGCGGCCCGGGCCTCgcctcccccaggctcccctcaACCTCCCTTTGCCCACCCGCCTTACCCTCTCTTTTCCCGCCGGCCGCGGCCGGCACCCCGTGGTGGTCCGGCTCAGCTGTTGGTCGTAGGAGTCCCCATCCCAGGCCCAGGTGCCCTTTTACCCTTAGTCTCCTGAGCCCCCATCCTAACCTGTGGCCAGCAGGACGCCCCTCCTTTCTCGATTTTCCTCTCTCCGGCCCCCGACGTTTCTCCGGTTTTGGCCCCGGAGCGGctgctctttccttccttcctcgtCTCTTGGTGCCCCTGCCGCTTTTCACCAAACCAACCCCGTGACCTTTCACATCCTGAGTATTTTTGTCCCTACTTTTCCCATCCTCAGAGTATTTGCTGGGTACTAAACGGGAGAGTCAAAGCAGAGTTAAAGGAGAGGGCTCTGAATTTGAAAATCTCTCCGCGTAGGCTGGACTCCTGGACAGCTGGTTCCTCTGCAATTTAGTTTGACAAGTGCTAGCTGGTTTTTTGGCGAGAGGAAGCAAGTACCACGTCTGTCTGCAGTCGGCCCCCCAGGGGGATAGACCGGAACCCGAACAGCTGTTGGCACTGTCtaaggaaaggggaggagaggaggagagatggCATTCGGAAAATGGTGGGAACAAGGACTGAAGGGGGTGTGACGTAGTGTTTGGTGACTCATTCTGTTTCTAGGTTCAAAAATGGAGAAAGGTGGTAGAAGAAAACTAATGAGAGATAATGCTTGATAGGAAGAAGAGGTTGCCTTCCAGGCCGGTGGAGTGGAACATtgcaggatggggagagagacGTGGGGTCTTTATGTGGTGTGGCCTGAGATCACAATACCAGTTGTCATCAATGACCAGTTGAGTTTACACTGCACAgtggttagatttttttttttaatacacctGGTATCAGAGGTATTTAATGTTGGCTGATATTTTAAAACCTTTGGTCGCCACTGAaacaactttttctctttttgccttttttaaaaaagtctgtaCGTTATTTTTGAAACgtacttagatttttaaaacagacttccttaaaatttttttttgtattgttgtAAAATATGTGGAAAAGTGCAGAAACCACGTATAAGTCTTGGGAAAGCAAAACCGAAAACACCAGCAGGTGTGTACCACCCAGATCAAGAGATAGAACATTACCAGCATCACAGAAGCTTTCCTGGGACTCCCTTCTTCCCGGAAGATGGCAGCCATTATCaagatttgcttttctttcaactttttattttgaaacatttaaagtCTACagttaaaatgaaagaataatattatgaacatctgtgtatcttcacatatattcactttttaacattttaccacatttgttttatcttttacttCTTCACTGTAATatactttggttttttttcccgaaccagttgaaaataaatttcagaccATGACACTTCAACTCTAAATATGTCAGCATACATCTTAAAATCAAAGGGATTCATTTAATACATTGGTGTTCTCTTTGGTGGAATCACAAGCATATTCCAAAATTAAAGTATGATTATTCCTTACATAAGCTTACACACAT contains:
- the GON7 gene encoding EKC/KEOPS complex subunit GON7; translation: MELLGEYIGLEGRRQQLRVPCEAPGVTDPFQSLLSGVAQMRELVTELFGSQVQQEAQDRVTAAPDEALDGDDEDDSEDENNTDNRTNSDGPSAKRQKTPS